From the genome of Brucella pseudogrignonensis, one region includes:
- a CDS encoding IS6 family transposase codes for MKLPSSFPRLKGFRFPREIIAYAVWTYHRFALSTADVEDLLAERGVLVSRETVRVWINRFGRHFADCIRRDRPRPNDKWHIDEVVITIGGKKYWLWRAIDADGDVLDILVQTRRNTKAAKRFFSRLVKQFGQPRVVVTDKLRSYIKPIQNLSPDTDHRAHKGLNNAIEVSHRPTRKREKIFGKFKSARHAQRFLAAHDQINLIFRPRRHKLTAHSYRHARTDAFALWHDYTAEMTA; via the coding sequence ATGAAATTACCTAGCTCCTTTCCCCGGTTGAAGGGTTTTCGTTTTCCGCGTGAAATTATTGCCTACGCTGTCTGGACCTATCATCGATTTGCGTTAAGCACAGCGGATGTGGAAGATCTTCTTGCAGAGCGTGGTGTGCTTGTCAGCCGGGAAACCGTTCGCGTCTGGATTAATCGCTTCGGCCGCCATTTTGCCGACTGTATCCGCAGGGACCGACCAAGGCCGAATGATAAATGGCACATTGATGAGGTCGTCATCACGATTGGCGGAAAGAAGTATTGGCTCTGGCGGGCAATTGACGCAGACGGCGATGTTCTTGATATTTTAGTTCAAACGCGTCGTAACACCAAGGCTGCCAAACGGTTTTTCTCCAGACTGGTGAAGCAATTCGGTCAACCACGTGTGGTCGTGACGGATAAGCTGCGCAGTTACATTAAGCCGATACAAAACCTTTCACCAGATACGGATCACCGAGCCCATAAAGGCCTGAATAACGCCATCGAAGTCTCGCATAGGCCAACCCGAAAACGCGAGAAGATATTTGGCAAGTTCAAATCAGCGCGACATGCGCAAAGGTTCCTTGCCGCTCACGATCAGATCAACCTGATTTTCCGCCCGCGTCGCCATAAACTCACAGCTCATTCCTACCGTCATGCACGGACAGATGCGTTTGCGTTATGGCATGACTACACGGCTGAAATGACCGCATGA
- a CDS encoding ABC transporter substrate-binding protein, giving the protein MTRLNKFLLSALSAVAVTAPLMVASADAATLRWGSRADIYSLDPNSVPSTSNLAFLNHIYEGLIRYGPNFEIEPALATEWKLIDNNKWRFTLRKGVKFHNGAEFTADDVVASMNRVSDPTSPLRGNIPLYVGVDKVDDYTVDIEVSSPSALFLNDMTNIFMFDADWLKDNNAEKPTDIASNTENFATHNTNGTGPFKLDSRVPDSKTVLLVNDQWWDEKKHNLDRIEYVPISSAATRVAALLSGEIDLVDSAPIQDLPRLESSPGINVNKRTELRTVFIAFNGKEKLEDGRPNPFLDEHVRQAVEASLDRDLINQKIMRGLARPTGSLIAPEIAGYAESLDVYQPADPKQAQKLLEDADQKGLAFTYLCMNDESINEEDICSGIANMLKRSGFEPTIDMGPRAVQQPKRTNGKADMFNLSWANEPTLDAYSLLSQVLSTRSGSTGVSNYGGWSYPELDDLVKKAANEPDTAKRLALEEEALKIAKDKAILIPLHQQPIAWGMLEKVKSVDFRADNKPRHWHTMMAE; this is encoded by the coding sequence ATGACGCGTCTTAATAAATTTCTTCTATCAGCACTGAGCGCTGTGGCCGTTACTGCGCCACTAATGGTAGCATCGGCTGACGCGGCTACGTTGCGATGGGGGAGCCGGGCGGACATTTACTCGCTGGATCCGAATTCCGTTCCATCAACGTCTAACTTGGCGTTTCTCAACCACATTTATGAAGGGTTGATCCGATACGGCCCAAATTTCGAGATTGAACCAGCGCTTGCCACTGAGTGGAAGCTGATTGATAATAATAAATGGCGTTTTACCCTGCGCAAGGGTGTTAAATTCCATAACGGCGCCGAATTTACGGCAGATGACGTAGTTGCTTCCATGAACCGCGTGTCCGATCCGACTTCGCCGCTGCGGGGCAATATCCCGCTTTATGTCGGGGTCGATAAGGTCGATGATTACACGGTCGACATTGAGGTCTCCTCGCCAAGCGCACTTTTCCTGAACGATATGACCAATATCTTCATGTTCGATGCAGACTGGCTGAAAGACAACAATGCAGAAAAGCCAACGGACATAGCTTCAAACACTGAAAATTTTGCGACGCACAACACCAATGGCACTGGCCCATTCAAGCTGGATAGCCGTGTCCCGGATTCCAAAACTGTTCTACTGGTCAACGATCAGTGGTGGGACGAAAAGAAACATAATCTTGACCGTATCGAATATGTACCGATCTCTTCTGCGGCTACACGCGTTGCTGCACTTTTGTCAGGTGAAATCGATCTGGTGGATTCTGCTCCAATTCAGGATTTGCCACGATTAGAATCGTCTCCGGGCATTAACGTGAACAAGCGCACAGAACTCCGTACGGTCTTCATTGCCTTCAATGGCAAGGAAAAGCTTGAGGACGGTCGTCCCAATCCATTTCTCGATGAGCATGTGCGGCAAGCTGTGGAAGCGAGCCTTGATCGTGATCTTATCAACCAGAAAATCATGCGCGGGCTCGCACGTCCTACAGGGTCACTCATAGCGCCCGAAATTGCCGGCTATGCTGAATCTCTCGATGTGTATCAGCCCGCCGATCCCAAGCAGGCACAGAAACTGTTGGAAGATGCGGACCAAAAAGGTTTGGCATTTACCTATCTGTGTATGAATGATGAAAGTATCAACGAAGAAGATATATGCTCGGGTATAGCCAATATGCTTAAGCGTTCGGGTTTTGAACCAACAATAGACATGGGGCCGAGGGCTGTTCAGCAGCCTAAACGCACCAACGGCAAGGCGGACATGTTCAATTTGAGTTGGGCAAACGAGCCGACACTGGATGCCTATTCGCTTCTGTCACAAGTTCTTTCGACGCGCAGTGGCTCCACCGGTGTTTCTAACTACGGTGGCTGGTCTTATCCGGAACTCGACGATCTGGTCAAAAAGGCAGCAAATGAGCCGGACACCGCCAAACGGCTGGCTCTGGAAGAGGAGGCTCTAAAGATCGCCAAGGATAAGGCGATTTTGATTCCTTTGCATCAACAGCCGATTGCATGGGGTATGTTAGAAAAAGTTAAAAGCGTTGACTTCCGTGCCGACAACAAGCCGCGTCATTGGCACACCATGATGGCCGAATAA
- a CDS encoding ABC transporter substrate-binding protein, whose product MLKKLGLAATMLVSLTLSGHAETLKWGAARDIYSLDPYSYGDSYTLSFLNHVYEGLVRYDADLKIEPALAQSWENISDTTWRFHLRKGVKFHDGAEFTADDVLASLKRVSDPVSPLRGNLPAYKSSSKVDDYTVDIELSGPYPLLLNDLTNIHIFDEGWLKKNNSEKPTDVGAKIEGYATYNTNGTGPFKLESRVPDSKTILVKNADWWDESQSNIDRIEFTPITSAATRVAALLSGEINFTENAPSQDLPRLQAQPDLNVLERTDLRTVMMGFNRKPELADGSQNKFNDLRVRQAFAHALDRDLIQKRIMRGKSRTAGAVVAPEIPGYTAELDTTLAYDPELSKKLLAEAGAVDFPFTLVCTTDAYVNEEELCQGMVNMLSRGGFKPQLDIAPTAAQAPKRTGGKADVYLIGWATEPMLDSYSILLQMIATKTANAGVFNWGGWSYPEIDELIVQASTEMDRPKRVALQTKALEMAKDEIVMLPLHQQPMAWVMSKNIDKIVQLPDNKPRHWLTRFAQ is encoded by the coding sequence ATGTTAAAGAAATTGGGCCTTGCGGCCACTATGCTGGTGAGTCTGACTTTGTCGGGCCATGCGGAAACACTCAAATGGGGGGCTGCACGAGACATTTATTCACTCGACCCCTATTCGTATGGCGATAGTTACACGCTGTCTTTCCTCAATCATGTTTATGAGGGGCTGGTTCGCTACGATGCGGATTTAAAGATCGAGCCTGCACTCGCACAATCATGGGAAAATATTTCGGATACGACGTGGCGTTTTCATTTGCGAAAAGGTGTGAAATTCCATGACGGTGCCGAATTTACGGCTGATGATGTTCTGGCGTCGCTCAAGCGGGTAAGCGATCCGGTTTCGCCGTTGCGAGGAAACTTGCCTGCCTACAAGTCCTCCAGCAAGGTTGATGATTACACCGTCGACATTGAACTCAGCGGCCCTTATCCGCTCCTTCTCAACGATCTCACAAATATTCATATTTTTGATGAGGGTTGGCTCAAGAAAAATAATTCAGAGAAGCCCACTGATGTTGGGGCAAAAATTGAGGGTTACGCTACCTATAACACCAATGGAACCGGGCCATTCAAGCTTGAGAGCCGTGTCCCGGATTCAAAAACCATTCTTGTGAAAAATGCGGATTGGTGGGATGAATCCCAATCCAATATCGACCGTATAGAATTCACACCTATCACCTCTGCTGCAACGCGAGTGGCAGCGTTGCTATCGGGTGAAATCAACTTCACGGAAAATGCGCCTTCGCAAGATTTACCGCGGTTGCAAGCGCAGCCAGATTTGAATGTTCTTGAGCGTACTGATCTTCGCACAGTGATGATGGGCTTTAATCGTAAGCCGGAACTTGCTGACGGTTCTCAGAATAAGTTTAACGATCTGCGCGTGAGACAGGCCTTTGCTCATGCTCTTGATCGGGATCTGATCCAGAAGCGTATCATGCGCGGAAAGTCACGCACCGCAGGCGCGGTCGTTGCTCCGGAAATTCCCGGATACACTGCGGAACTGGATACAACTTTGGCATATGACCCGGAGCTCTCCAAGAAGCTTTTGGCTGAAGCAGGCGCGGTCGACTTTCCATTCACGCTGGTATGCACAACAGATGCTTATGTGAATGAGGAAGAGCTTTGTCAGGGTATGGTGAATATGTTGAGCCGTGGCGGTTTCAAACCACAACTCGATATTGCTCCAACGGCTGCGCAAGCGCCGAAACGTACCGGCGGCAAAGCGGACGTCTATCTCATTGGTTGGGCGACCGAGCCAATGCTGGACAGCTATTCCATCCTGCTTCAGATGATTGCCACAAAGACTGCAAATGCTGGCGTTTTCAACTGGGGCGGATGGAGCTATCCAGAGATCGACGAGCTCATTGTACAAGCTTCTACTGAAATGGATCGTCCTAAGCGTGTCGCACTCCAGACCAAAGCGTTGGAGATGGCGAAAGACGAAATAGTGATGTTACCCCTGCACCAACAGCCTATGGCCTGGGTTATGTCGAAGAATATCGACAAGATCGTGCAGTTGCCTGACAACAAGCCGCGTCATTGGCTGACGCGTTTTGCCCAATAA
- a CDS encoding ABC transporter permease — translation MLVFIIKRLANAVMVMLAVALLAFLIFRLAGDPVEMMANEQMTQADRDNLRERLGLNDGLLVQYSRFVVNAAQGNFGISYRNGQDVLGLISERFPATLELVFVATIISLLVGLPLGVLTAIKRGKWYTESLQFLSIVGVSLPSFVVGILLILVFSVSIGWFPAFGRGEVVYIGGWSTGLLTPSGRAAIILPAIALSLYQVTLVMRLVRAEMLEVLRSDYIKFARARGIPRWRIYFRHALRNCLMPVVTLTAMNIGSLIAFALITETVFQWPGMGMLFIQAVTFLDIPVMAAYLCIISFIFVVLNTLVDVAYAVIDPRLRTAR, via the coding sequence ATGCTGGTTTTTATCATTAAGCGCCTGGCAAACGCTGTCATGGTGATGTTGGCCGTCGCTTTGCTTGCCTTTCTGATTTTCCGCCTTGCGGGCGATCCAGTCGAGATGATGGCCAATGAACAAATGACACAGGCCGACCGCGATAATTTGCGCGAACGGCTGGGTCTCAATGATGGCCTGCTTGTTCAATATTCGCGCTTTGTTGTGAATGCTGCGCAAGGGAATTTTGGTATTTCCTACCGAAATGGTCAGGATGTATTGGGTCTGATAAGCGAGCGATTTCCCGCAACGCTTGAGCTGGTTTTCGTTGCGACGATCATTTCACTCTTAGTTGGATTGCCTTTGGGTGTGCTCACCGCCATCAAACGCGGAAAATGGTACACGGAGAGTCTCCAGTTTCTTTCCATCGTTGGCGTATCGCTACCCAGTTTCGTGGTCGGTATTCTGCTTATCCTTGTTTTCTCTGTATCAATTGGCTGGTTTCCCGCCTTCGGACGCGGCGAAGTTGTTTATATTGGCGGTTGGTCCACTGGCCTTCTCACTCCGTCGGGAAGAGCTGCAATTATCCTCCCGGCTATAGCTCTTTCGCTTTATCAGGTTACGCTCGTGATGCGTCTGGTACGTGCTGAAATGCTGGAAGTTCTGCGATCCGACTACATCAAGTTCGCGCGCGCACGGGGTATTCCGAGATGGCGCATTTATTTCAGGCATGCATTGCGTAATTGTCTTATGCCTGTCGTGACCTTGACGGCGATGAATATCGGTTCGCTGATTGCTTTCGCACTGATCACGGAAACGGTTTTCCAGTGGCCGGGGATGGGTATGTTGTTCATTCAGGCTGTCACGTTTCTCGATATTCCCGTGATGGCGGCTTATCTTTGCATCATTTCCTTCATTTTTGTCGTGCTGAACACTCTGGTGGACGTTGCCTATGCGGTAATCGATCCTCGATTGCGCACGGCTCGCTGA
- a CDS encoding ABC transporter permease yields the protein MSTPSSQATPVTRLSLVQRVRKSDLWWSFTHSKTAMISAALLAVLILSALFAPLIAPQNPYDGAALDMWKAELPPLWEEGGEWPFLLGTDTQGRDMLSAILYGTRISIVIGIASVLLSLLIGLTAGLVSGYFGGFIDNLLMRFGDVTLSIPTILVAILVSTVVRQMLPVSLREIGASAVLILAISLSAWVQYARTVRAQVIVEAGKDYVSAARLIGVPSRRIMTKHILPNTLTPIMVAATLNFGMAILTEATLSFLGIGMPPSQPSLGTLIRIGNQFLFSGSWWIVVFPVIQLCLLVVAVNMLGDWLRDALNPKLR from the coding sequence ATGAGCACCCCATCCTCACAAGCCACCCCCGTCACGCGTCTTTCGCTTGTTCAGCGAGTTCGTAAAAGTGATCTGTGGTGGTCCTTCACACACAGCAAGACGGCGATGATAAGCGCAGCCCTGCTTGCCGTTCTGATCTTGAGCGCATTGTTCGCACCTTTGATCGCACCACAAAATCCCTATGATGGTGCGGCACTCGACATGTGGAAAGCAGAGCTGCCTCCACTATGGGAAGAGGGAGGTGAATGGCCGTTCCTACTGGGCACCGACACGCAAGGCCGTGACATGCTTTCGGCCATTCTTTACGGCACCAGAATTTCTATCGTCATCGGTATCGCTTCGGTGTTGCTTTCCCTGCTGATCGGTCTGACTGCTGGATTGGTCTCCGGCTATTTCGGTGGCTTTATCGACAATCTGCTGATGCGTTTCGGTGACGTGACCCTTTCAATACCAACCATTCTCGTGGCCATTCTCGTTTCAACGGTTGTGCGACAGATGTTGCCAGTGAGCCTTCGTGAGATTGGCGCGTCAGCAGTGCTGATCCTGGCAATCTCACTTTCAGCATGGGTGCAATATGCCCGTACTGTTCGAGCGCAGGTGATTGTAGAGGCGGGTAAGGATTATGTGTCTGCGGCACGGCTGATAGGAGTGCCGTCGCGTCGGATCATGACAAAGCACATCCTGCCCAACACACTGACACCCATTATGGTCGCGGCAACGCTTAATTTCGGTATGGCGATCCTGACCGAAGCGACCCTTTCATTCCTTGGAATAGGCATGCCGCCGAGCCAGCCGTCGCTGGGAACCCTGATCCGTATCGGCAATCAGTTCCTGTTTTCCGGTTCATGGTGGATTGTGGTTTTCCCCGTCATCCAGCTCTGCCTGCTTGTCGTGGCCGTCAATATGCTCGGCGATTGGCTGCGCGATGCGCTTAATCCGAAATTGAGGTAA
- a CDS encoding amidohydrolase family protein produces MNNLLLRNIRPMAGENCDVLIKDGKIAGFGQFSAEPGVAVEDGNNSILIPGLIDAHTHLDKTTWGMPWHVNNRAAILRERIDFEREHRLEIGIDPHRQSMRHAIGLSAHGGTHIRSHVDIDPIHGLTLVEGIWETREKLKGIIDIEVVAFPQSGLMVMPGTHDLLDEALRQGCEVLGGIDPCGIDRDPKGQLDTLFSLATKHGVPIDIHLHETGDLGAFTMELIFERIRANGMEGKVAISHAFALGMNDYLRVDQLIEQLAILDVAILTTGAPSATVPSIRRLKEAGVRIGGGCDGIRDTWGPWGQPDMLDRAKIIGMKNGVRSDHELEHVLYIVSQGGADVMALENYGLDIGCDADFTLLTGETLAHAVVDVAPRPLVVKGGRITARQGVSVVEMP; encoded by the coding sequence ATGAACAATCTTTTGCTTCGCAACATCCGTCCTATGGCAGGCGAAAACTGCGACGTTTTAATCAAAGATGGAAAAATTGCGGGTTTCGGACAGTTTTCGGCAGAGCCTGGTGTGGCTGTTGAAGACGGGAATAATTCTATCCTGATCCCGGGATTGATTGATGCTCACACGCATCTCGACAAGACAACCTGGGGCATGCCGTGGCACGTTAATAACCGTGCTGCAATTTTACGGGAGCGTATCGATTTCGAACGCGAGCACAGGCTGGAAATCGGGATAGACCCCCATCGTCAGTCGATGCGCCATGCTATTGGTCTTTCGGCCCATGGCGGTACCCATATCCGTAGTCATGTCGACATTGACCCGATCCACGGTTTGACACTTGTTGAAGGTATCTGGGAAACACGCGAAAAGCTCAAAGGCATCATCGACATTGAGGTTGTCGCTTTTCCCCAGTCCGGCTTGATGGTCATGCCGGGCACTCATGATTTGCTTGATGAAGCATTGCGTCAGGGTTGCGAAGTTCTGGGCGGGATTGACCCATGTGGCATCGATCGCGACCCAAAAGGCCAACTGGACACTCTATTCTCACTTGCAACAAAACATGGTGTGCCGATCGACATTCATCTGCACGAGACGGGTGATCTTGGCGCCTTCACAATGGAGCTTATCTTTGAGCGAATCCGTGCAAATGGCATGGAAGGCAAGGTCGCAATCAGTCATGCATTTGCGCTTGGGATGAATGACTATCTACGGGTTGACCAACTTATCGAACAGCTGGCAATTCTGGATGTTGCAATTCTAACCACTGGCGCACCTTCCGCGACGGTCCCATCAATCAGACGCTTGAAAGAAGCCGGTGTGCGTATCGGCGGCGGTTGTGACGGCATTCGCGATACGTGGGGTCCATGGGGGCAGCCTGATATGCTTGACCGTGCCAAGATCATCGGCATGAAAAATGGCGTTCGTTCCGATCATGAACTGGAGCACGTCCTTTATATCGTGTCTCAGGGTGGAGCAGATGTCATGGCGCTTGAAAATTACGGTCTTGATATCGGTTGTGATGCTGATTTTACCCTTTTGACCGGCGAAACGCTGGCGCATGCGGTGGTCGATGTAGCGCCGCGCCCGCTGGTCGTAAAAGGCGGCCGTATTACAGCCCGCCAAGGCGTATCTGTGGTTGAAATGCCATGA
- a CDS encoding amidohydrolase family protein, which translates to MKNAVLNSLVLGARPSGRTLITARWVVGHKDGGHRLLKDGEVVFEGGQILFVGHQFPGEVARRIDFGNALISPGLIDLDALSDLDTTILGIDHHPGWAKGRVWPRSYVDAGPYEMYDEGQLGFQKRFAFGQLLLNGITTAAPIASLFYREWGETVAEFDAASDAAGDLGLRVYLSPAYRSGGMVLEQPGKIVPVFDEERGFQGLSNAIAYIERQNGRHGDLVRGMLAPDRVETSTLALIKRTDAAARDLGCKFRLHMAQGAMEVDTVRMLHGSTAPVWLASHGLLSERLIAPHATNATDEDLDLYAQNAVSIVHCPLVSGRGGSILKSFSDCRMRGINVAMGTDTTPPDMLMNLLAGLITGRVADNAPDRLRTADLFDAATLGGAKALGRADIGHLSPGARADIAVFRLDDTFMAPSIDPITTIVVGGSGKITQAVFVDGRVSMIDRQLAGFDMEKAREQAQTQFDSLIAKYPERSWNNPPVSQIFPPSYPVVAPREEKTHG; encoded by the coding sequence ATGAAGAATGCTGTTCTGAATTCTCTTGTGTTGGGTGCGCGGCCGTCTGGCCGCACTCTTATCACGGCGCGTTGGGTGGTCGGGCATAAAGACGGTGGCCATCGCCTGCTCAAAGATGGTGAAGTGGTTTTTGAGGGTGGTCAGATCCTCTTCGTCGGGCACCAGTTTCCCGGAGAAGTCGCACGCCGAATAGACTTTGGTAACGCACTTATCAGTCCCGGCTTGATTGATCTCGACGCTCTTTCAGATCTCGATACGACTATTCTTGGAATTGACCATCATCCCGGCTGGGCGAAAGGTCGTGTTTGGCCGCGCTCCTATGTCGATGCCGGACCCTACGAGATGTATGATGAAGGTCAATTGGGCTTTCAAAAGCGGTTTGCTTTCGGCCAGCTTTTATTGAACGGTATCACAACTGCTGCTCCGATTGCTTCGTTGTTTTATCGCGAGTGGGGAGAAACGGTTGCAGAGTTTGATGCTGCCTCAGACGCCGCCGGCGATTTGGGCCTGCGTGTTTATCTAAGCCCCGCATATCGCTCAGGTGGTATGGTTCTTGAGCAGCCGGGCAAAATTGTTCCTGTTTTCGATGAAGAACGCGGTTTTCAGGGGCTCAGCAATGCAATTGCGTATATTGAGCGTCAAAACGGTCGTCATGGTGATCTTGTGCGTGGCATGCTCGCTCCCGATCGGGTGGAGACTTCGACGCTCGCTCTTATCAAACGTACAGATGCGGCTGCACGTGATCTCGGCTGTAAGTTTCGACTTCATATGGCTCAAGGAGCCATGGAAGTCGATACCGTGCGCATGTTGCATGGTTCTACTGCACCGGTTTGGCTCGCCAGCCATGGGTTACTGAGCGAGCGGCTAATTGCTCCACATGCTACCAACGCCACCGATGAAGATCTCGATCTTTATGCGCAAAACGCTGTGTCAATCGTGCATTGTCCGCTGGTTTCAGGTCGTGGCGGTTCAATTCTGAAGTCGTTCTCCGACTGTCGTATGCGTGGGATTAATGTCGCCATGGGTACGGATACGACTCCGCCCGATATGCTGATGAATTTGCTGGCTGGACTTATTACCGGACGGGTGGCTGACAATGCACCTGATCGTCTGCGTACTGCTGATCTGTTTGACGCAGCGACGCTTGGTGGTGCGAAGGCTTTGGGCCGCGCAGATATTGGTCATTTATCACCCGGAGCGCGGGCCGACATTGCTGTTTTCCGTTTGGATGACACCTTTATGGCTCCGTCGATTGATCCTATCACAACGATTGTTGTCGGTGGATCTGGAAAGATAACCCAAGCTGTCTTTGTGGATGGCCGTGTTTCAATGATTGATCGGCAGTTGGCGGGCTTTGACATGGAAAAAGCACGAGAGCAGGCACAGACCCAGTTTGACAGCCTGATTGCGAAATATCCTGAGAGGAGTTGGAATAATCCTCCGGTCAGCCAAATATTCCCACCAAGCTATCCTGTTGTAGCGCCAAGAGAGGAAAAAACACATGGTTGA
- a CDS encoding ABC transporter ATP-binding protein, with the protein MVEMQEPVVDVRNLRVNFPGRHGTVTALSDVSLSIRPGEVLGVVGESGAGKSMTGLAIQGLLERPGHIAGGEVWLGKQRIDTLDDRAMEKVRGREIGAIFQDPLTSLNPLFTVGSQLIETIRQHLGLGRAEARARAVQLLRDVGIPSPEERVDQYPHQFSGGMRQRVVIALALAASPKLVIADEPTTALDVSIQAQIISLLRKLCKEKQTAVMLVTHDMGVIAEAADRIAVMYAGRLIEVGPVEQVLHQPSHPYTQGLMSSIPSLGARVDKLNQIDGSMPRLDSIPDGCAFNPRCSKSGSRCRRERPELVFSGATASACWLNAGGTA; encoded by the coding sequence ATGGTTGAGATGCAGGAACCCGTCGTTGATGTTCGCAATCTACGTGTTAATTTTCCCGGTCGTCACGGTACAGTTACAGCGTTGTCGGATGTATCCTTGTCGATACGTCCGGGAGAAGTTCTTGGTGTCGTAGGCGAGTCGGGAGCCGGCAAGTCTATGACAGGACTGGCGATTCAAGGGCTTCTCGAACGGCCCGGTCATATTGCCGGCGGAGAAGTATGGCTTGGCAAACAGCGTATTGATACTCTTGATGATCGCGCCATGGAAAAAGTCCGTGGCCGGGAAATCGGTGCGATATTTCAGGATCCGTTGACTTCCCTCAACCCACTTTTCACAGTGGGGTCTCAGTTAATTGAAACCATCCGGCAGCATCTCGGTCTGGGCCGGGCAGAGGCGCGTGCCCGTGCTGTTCAATTGCTGCGTGACGTGGGTATTCCATCGCCTGAAGAGCGGGTTGATCAGTATCCTCATCAGTTCTCCGGTGGGATGCGTCAGCGTGTAGTGATAGCTCTCGCGCTTGCTGCATCTCCTAAACTGGTGATTGCTGATGAGCCAACAACTGCGCTTGATGTTTCAATTCAGGCACAGATCATTTCGCTGCTACGAAAACTTTGCAAAGAAAAACAAACGGCAGTCATGTTGGTTACGCACGACATGGGTGTCATTGCCGAGGCGGCAGATCGGATTGCGGTTATGTATGCGGGGCGTCTCATTGAGGTCGGACCGGTGGAGCAGGTGCTCCATCAGCCATCTCATCCCTATACACAGGGGCTGATGTCGTCGATCCCTTCACTGGGTGCGCGGGTCGACAAGCTTAATCAGATCGATGGCTCTATGCCCCGTCTGGACTCCATTCCTGACGGTTGTGCATTTAACCCGCGTTGCAGCAAAAGTGGCTCTCGCTGTCGGCGCGAGAGACCAGAACTCGTGTTTTCGGGGGCGACAGCCAGTGCATGCTGGCTCAATGCAGGAGGCACCGCATGA
- a CDS encoding ABC transporter ATP-binding protein: protein MTNYLSRTPALTVERLVKTFDVSAPWLNRLVERKPKQYLKAVNDISFSVPSGGCLSIVGESGCGKSTVARLVTGLYPATSGGMRFAAGKSGAPLSAQMIFQDPYASLNPRWRVKNIIAEPLRELKLRDTAAEITVRVEELLQIVGLSASDGEKFPHEFSGGQRQRISIARALASEPEFLVCDEPTSALDVSVQAQVLNLMRRLQDELGLTYLFISHDMSVVRHMSDRIAVMYLGRIVEEGDTEELFADPRHPYTQLLLQTIPNIEEPNRNREPASGEVPSPLKPPSGCTFHPRCPLAIERCSKEAPVMQLLPNRTRVACHLVEMKVD from the coding sequence ATGACAAACTATTTAAGTAGAACTCCGGCTTTGACCGTTGAACGGCTCGTTAAAACATTTGATGTATCGGCACCCTGGCTCAACAGACTGGTTGAGCGCAAACCCAAACAGTATTTAAAAGCCGTCAATGACATCAGTTTCTCCGTTCCTTCTGGTGGTTGTTTAAGCATTGTTGGGGAAAGTGGTTGCGGAAAATCCACTGTCGCCCGTCTTGTCACCGGTCTTTATCCTGCCACCAGTGGCGGTATGCGCTTTGCAGCGGGCAAAAGTGGTGCACCTCTATCGGCACAGATGATTTTTCAAGACCCCTATGCGTCACTCAATCCGCGCTGGCGGGTAAAGAACATTATCGCGGAGCCGCTACGCGAACTCAAGCTACGCGACACAGCGGCCGAGATTACTGTCCGAGTTGAGGAACTCCTGCAAATTGTCGGTCTTTCTGCTTCGGACGGCGAGAAATTTCCGCATGAATTCTCAGGCGGTCAGCGCCAGCGTATTTCGATCGCCCGTGCATTGGCAAGCGAACCGGAGTTCCTTGTTTGTGACGAGCCAACATCTGCACTTGATGTTTCTGTTCAGGCGCAGGTTCTCAATCTGATGCGTCGCCTTCAGGATGAATTGGGTCTTACATACCTCTTTATCAGCCATGATATGAGTGTGGTCCGCCATATGTCTGACCGGATTGCGGTCATGTATCTGGGGCGCATTGTTGAAGAAGGCGATACAGAAGAACTATTTGCTGATCCGCGACATCCATATACCCAACTTTTATTGCAAACTATCCCTAATATCGAAGAGCCGAACCGCAATCGTGAGCCTGCAAGTGGGGAGGTACCTAGTCCATTGAAGCCACCTTCAGGTTGCACTTTTCATCCGCGTTGCCCGCTTGCTATCGAACGTTGCTCCAAGGAAGCCCCGGTTATGCAACTTCTCCCCAACCGTACGCGGGTGGCCTGCCATCTGGTGGAGATGAAGGTTGACTAA